A single genomic interval of Saccharothrix saharensis harbors:
- a CDS encoding RNA polymerase sigma factor has product MNEEQLVRAVARGDRAAFEELYRRTSPWLAVRLRRRCADEQVVAEVMQETYLAVWRAAGSFAGAAVDGTAVGWLWTIAARRLVDAFRRRAHDARPLPAVEAAPAAEDEVLAGALSDDVGGALRDLAPELRQVLQAMVLDGLTVRETAVLLGVPEGTVKTRARRARIAMREALS; this is encoded by the coding sequence GTGAACGAGGAGCAGCTGGTCCGCGCGGTGGCCCGCGGCGACCGCGCGGCCTTCGAGGAGCTCTACCGCCGCACGTCGCCGTGGCTGGCCGTGCGCCTGCGCCGCCGGTGCGCCGACGAGCAGGTCGTCGCCGAGGTCATGCAGGAGACGTACCTGGCGGTGTGGCGGGCGGCGGGGTCGTTCGCGGGCGCGGCGGTCGACGGCACGGCCGTCGGGTGGCTGTGGACCATCGCGGCGCGGCGGCTGGTCGACGCGTTCCGCCGGCGCGCGCACGACGCCCGGCCGCTGCCGGCGGTCGAGGCCGCGCCCGCCGCCGAGGACGAGGTGCTGGCGGGCGCGTTGAGCGACGACGTCGGCGGTGCGCTGCGCGACCTGGCCCCCGAGCTGCGGCAGGTGTTGCAGGCGATGGTGCTCGACGGGTTGACCGTGCGGGAGACCGCCGTGCTGCTCGGGGTGCCCGAGGGCACCGTCAAGACCCGCGCCCGGCGGGCCCGGATCGCGATGCGGGAGGCACTGTCATGA
- a CDS encoding zf-HC2 domain-containing protein, with protein MSEHPTADSIARYASGDDLPADVLWAVEAHLETCETCRLRLADVAPPRVTALTTAVWAGLEPTGTPARRRRAFARWATPSFLPWLAMTAFVVLLALSVDGLLSDRSTSSAVLLVAPIVPVLGVVAAWSRGMDPAHELVVSTARAGLQLVLRRTLAVLVVVLPGLLLGGVLTGASPAYWLLPCLAVTSVTLALGGVVGVRRAAVVAVACWAVLVVGPAVVVGGVPGVLAPGAAPVWAAVLVGGAAAVVFRSAAYARL; from the coding sequence ATGAGCGAGCACCCGACGGCCGACTCGATCGCCCGGTACGCGTCGGGCGACGACCTGCCCGCCGACGTGCTGTGGGCGGTCGAGGCGCACCTGGAGACGTGCGAGACGTGCCGGTTGCGGCTGGCCGACGTGGCTCCGCCGCGGGTCACCGCGTTGACGACGGCCGTGTGGGCCGGGTTGGAGCCGACCGGGACGCCCGCTCGCCGACGACGCGCGTTCGCGCGGTGGGCGACGCCGTCGTTCCTGCCGTGGCTGGCCATGACGGCGTTCGTGGTGCTGCTCGCGCTGTCGGTGGACGGCCTGCTGTCCGACCGCTCGACGTCGTCCGCCGTGCTGCTGGTCGCGCCGATCGTGCCGGTCCTGGGTGTGGTCGCGGCCTGGTCGCGCGGCATGGACCCGGCTCACGAGCTGGTGGTGTCCACCGCGCGGGCCGGGCTGCAACTCGTCCTGCGCCGCACGCTCGCGGTGCTGGTGGTGGTGCTGCCGGGGTTGCTGCTCGGCGGTGTGCTGACCGGCGCTTCGCCCGCGTACTGGCTGCTGCCGTGCCTGGCCGTCACCTCGGTGACGCTGGCGCTGGGCGGCGTGGTCGGGGTGCGCCGGGCCGCCGTCGTCGCCGTCGCGTGCTGGGCGGTGCTCGTGGTCGGACCGGCGGTGGTCGTCGGCGGTGTGCCCGGTGTGCTCGCGCCGGGCGCG